A stretch of the Polaribacter pacificus genome encodes the following:
- the hisIE gene encoding bifunctional phosphoribosyl-AMP cyclohydrolase/phosphoribosyl-ATP diphosphatase HisIE yields MNIDFNKNNDGLVPAIIQDAITKNVLMLGYMNQEAFDKTQKTKLVTFFSRTKNRLWTKGEESGNTLQLIDTKLDCDNDSLLIQVQPTGPTCHKGTDTCWAEENSPNYGFFSTLETVIADRVANKDSEKSYVASLFAKGINKVAQKVGEEAVETVIEAMDSNDELFVYESADLLFHYLMLLQAKGFTLKDIEAELKKRQK; encoded by the coding sequence ATGAACATAGATTTTAATAAAAACAACGACGGATTGGTCCCTGCTATCATTCAGGATGCCATCACAAAAAATGTATTGATGTTGGGTTATATGAACCAAGAAGCCTTTGATAAAACACAGAAAACCAAGTTGGTAACTTTTTTTAGCAGAACTAAAAATCGCTTGTGGACCAAAGGAGAAGAGAGTGGAAACACCCTACAACTCATCGATACAAAATTAGACTGCGATAATGATAGCTTGCTTATCCAAGTACAGCCTACTGGACCAACCTGCCACAAAGGGACGGATACCTGCTGGGCCGAGGAGAACAGCCCTAATTATGGCTTCTTTTCTACCTTAGAAACTGTGATTGCTGATAGAGTAGCCAATAAAGATTCAGAGAAATCGTATGTGGCTAGTTTGTTTGCAAAAGGGATTAATAAAGTGGCTCAAAAAGTAGGAGAGGAGGCTGTAGAAACTGTTATTGAAGCTATGGATTCTAACGATGAATTGTTTGTTTATGAGTCTGCAGATTTGCTATTTCACTATTTGATGTTGTTGCAGGCAAAAGGATTTACCTTAAAAGATATTGAAGCTGAATTAAAGAAGAGGCAGAAATAA
- a CDS encoding TMEM175 family protein: MEKETFDKGRVISFSDAVFSIAMTLLVLEVVIPSYNELKTSNTWLILQNRIPSFIGLIVSFMVTAVYWIAHMRVMKHVSTVNSTLLWLNIFLLFFIVLLPFSTAFYVKGFDYIAPFAFYCFNLAAIGLFNFLMNTYVIKKEKGLTGITPVLGSYLKARSFNAFIVWALAGILAFVFPFTARFLFILLFVFEFFINKYFKKKLKKEATIE; the protein is encoded by the coding sequence ATGGAAAAAGAAACTTTTGATAAAGGAAGAGTCATTAGCTTTAGCGATGCCGTCTTTTCTATTGCAATGACCTTATTGGTCTTAGAAGTGGTGATTCCTAGTTATAACGAGTTAAAAACCAGCAATACTTGGCTGATTTTACAAAATAGAATCCCTAGTTTTATTGGATTGATCGTTAGTTTTATGGTAACGGCTGTGTATTGGATTGCTCATATGAGAGTCATGAAACACGTGTCTACCGTAAACAGCACTTTGCTTTGGCTAAACATCTTTCTCTTGTTTTTTATCGTGCTACTCCCCTTTTCTACAGCATTTTATGTAAAGGGGTTTGATTATATCGCTCCCTTTGCCTTTTACTGTTTTAACCTTGCTGCCATTGGATTGTTTAATTTTTTAATGAATACCTATGTTATAAAAAAAGAAAAAGGACTCACTGGCATTACACCCGTTTTAGGTAGCTATTTAAAAGCGCGTTCCTTTAATGCCTTTATTGTTTGGGCATTGGCAGGTATCCTAGCTTTTGTATTTCCTTTTACAGCACGATTTTTATTTATCTTATTGTTTGTATTTGAGTTCTTCATTAACAAATATTTCAAGAAAAAACTAAAAAAAGAAGCCACCATTGAATAA
- a CDS encoding DUF1853 family protein, producing MSRLSKQIQLRYEGFLQTPSLWTKEALYTLDPFEINPASSIFNLPLDEKLRLGKYVERFVSFQLQQEASINIIAENIQIQKDKITLGEVDCLLYKEEQPIHLEVVYKFYLYDPNVGSTEIDHFIGPNRKDSLLEKLNKLKDKQLPLVFKEEAKSYLDRYKMDASKLKQQVYFKAQLFVPYAAQEIRLDRLNESCITGFYLNPTELQLFTDCKFYLPEKKDWLLAPSTQVAWLSFPDFHQKMTVFLADKISKLCWLKKPNGTIHKIFVVWW from the coding sequence ATGAGCAGATTGAGCAAACAAATTCAGCTACGCTACGAGGGCTTTTTACAAACACCCAGTTTGTGGACCAAAGAGGCCTTGTACACCCTTGATCCTTTTGAGATAAACCCAGCATCTAGCATTTTTAACCTGCCTTTGGATGAAAAACTTAGGCTGGGCAAGTATGTAGAGCGCTTTGTATCTTTTCAGTTACAGCAAGAGGCATCCATTAACATCATTGCAGAAAATATTCAGATTCAAAAAGATAAAATTACCCTAGGCGAGGTTGATTGCCTACTCTATAAAGAAGAACAGCCCATACATTTAGAAGTGGTGTACAAGTTCTATTTGTATGATCCAAATGTTGGCAGTACAGAAATCGATCATTTTATCGGCCCTAACAGAAAAGATTCACTACTAGAAAAACTAAATAAGCTTAAAGACAAACAGCTTCCTTTGGTGTTTAAAGAAGAGGCTAAATCTTATTTAGACAGGTATAAAATGGATGCTAGCAAACTAAAGCAGCAGGTCTATTTTAAGGCACAGCTGTTTGTGCCCTATGCTGCACAAGAAATCCGCCTAGATCGCTTAAATGAGTCCTGTATTACAGGTTTTTACCTAAACCCAACAGAACTACAACTCTTTACAGATTGCAAATTTTACCTTCCAGAAAAAAAAGACTGGTTGCTGGCTCCTAGCACACAGGTAGCTTGGCTTAGCTTTCCAGATTTTCATCAAAAAATGACTGTTTTTTTGGCTGATAAAATTTCAAAACTCTGTTGGCTTAAAAAACCCAATGGGACCATCCATAAAATCTTTGTAGTTTGGTGGTAG
- a CDS encoding sensor histidine kinase, giving the protein MSINHFSVIDNENEDVASNLKEKCQSCYSQTEHQGRIIDCPLYHTKRRNGKIHNSNGVTFLCCAKTKTTKLFKEKLDALAYAYHDLKIPIESIKTNLKVSEQKRVNRLVHNLTTINGKTIQEVYDLVPQEVLTSDFNSQIPKITEIIKANPKDTALMFLRLAKHNIHMKSEFSIYKKLDRANPSIEKRNHPIHKVLMNVLHSFFVDFSDKDVYVNVGESRSSVHCDYETLQVALYHLIENASKYVKPKSTINIIFKEQDNRINVHFKMTSLHIEEKEYSKLFIEGFSGSEAKKTYKDGEGIGMWRIKQMLELNDFTIEVSPGKEIENLNGFRFSDNEFIIGLKKY; this is encoded by the coding sequence GTTGCTTCAAATTTGAAGGAAAAGTGTCAGTCTTGCTATTCCCAAACTGAACATCAAGGTAGAATTATAGACTGTCCTTTGTATCATACAAAAAGGAGAAACGGTAAAATACATAATAGTAATGGAGTTACTTTTCTTTGCTGTGCAAAGACAAAAACAACTAAATTATTTAAAGAAAAATTAGATGCTTTAGCATATGCATATCACGATTTAAAAATACCAATAGAATCAATTAAAACCAATTTAAAAGTTAGTGAGCAAAAAAGAGTTAACCGATTGGTACATAATCTAACAACGATTAATGGAAAAACAATTCAAGAAGTTTATGATTTAGTACCTCAAGAAGTTCTTACTTCTGACTTTAATTCTCAAATACCTAAAATCACTGAAATTATCAAAGCCAACCCAAAAGATACAGCACTTATGTTCTTGAGATTAGCTAAACATAATATTCATATGAAGTCTGAATTTTCTATCTATAAAAAACTTGATAGAGCAAATCCTTCAATAGAAAAAAGAAATCATCCAATTCACAAAGTATTGATGAATGTTTTACATTCCTTTTTTGTTGATTTTTCAGATAAAGATGTTTACGTAAATGTCGGAGAGAGTAGAAGTTCTGTCCATTGCGATTATGAAACTTTACAAGTTGCACTTTATCATTTAATAGAAAATGCTTCAAAGTATGTCAAACCAAAATCGACTATAAATATCATTTTCAAAGAACAGGATAATAGGATAAATGTTCATTTTAAAATGACCAGCCTACATATTGAAGAAAAAGAATATTCTAAACTTTTTATAGAAGGCTTTTCTGGAAGTGAAGCTAAAAAAACTTATAAAGATGGAGAAGGAATTGGAATGTGGAGAATTAAGCAAATGCTGGAATTAAACGATTTCACGATAGAAGTTAGCCCAGGAAAAGAAATTGAGAATCTAAATGGGTTTAGATTTTCTGATAATGAATTTATAATTGGATTAAAAAAATACTAA
- a CDS encoding DUF5694 domain-containing protein, whose protein sequence is MKTQITFIAAFILSIFITSAQNKQQEIIIIGTMHTVPKIVKNSYKPMLRFAKKYKPEAIYVESPMANDSISWEYLKDGWSTGYKRFYKLSDSLKKTFDFNEAKFNSLLNKEFVDMNQQDLDYLINSFIYKRDNGNYELYSYIKKYGVQGAKKPTRHEDGDLTYKLALAMNQKLVINVDDQQTNKEYHIGWDKCNKEGVSNGNNKANNVLNKKNYNSAILPAIFRGLGKHTNKRKSLQQLHDMASFSYVVTDTEGCKEGRKYFDERNMRIAKNIAAQVLNSDKQKHMVIIGAAHVIGLEKEFKEKYPNLKVVLMNEY, encoded by the coding sequence ATGAAAACTCAAATCACTTTTATCGCAGCCTTCATCTTATCAATCTTTATTACATCGGCACAAAACAAACAACAAGAAATCATTATCATAGGTACCATGCATACCGTTCCTAAAATTGTAAAGAACAGTTATAAACCAATGTTGCGTTTTGCTAAAAAATACAAACCAGAAGCTATTTATGTAGAGTCGCCAATGGCAAATGATTCTATTTCTTGGGAGTATTTAAAAGATGGCTGGTCTACTGGATACAAACGTTTTTATAAACTGTCTGATTCTCTTAAAAAAACCTTTGATTTTAACGAGGCAAAATTCAACAGCTTACTCAACAAAGAATTTGTTGACATGAACCAGCAAGATTTGGACTATCTAATCAATTCATTCATTTACAAAAGAGATAATGGAAATTATGAGCTGTACTCCTATATTAAAAAATACGGTGTACAGGGTGCAAAAAAACCAACCAGACATGAAGATGGTGATTTAACTTATAAATTGGCCTTGGCAATGAATCAAAAGCTGGTTATTAATGTAGATGATCAACAGACCAATAAAGAGTATCATATTGGATGGGACAAGTGCAATAAAGAAGGCGTGAGCAACGGAAACAACAAAGCCAACAATGTCTTAAACAAGAAGAACTATAACAGCGCTATTTTACCAGCCATTTTTAGAGGACTGGGGAAACATACCAACAAAAGAAAATCTTTACAACAGCTACACGATATGGCCTCATTTTCTTATGTGGTAACCGATACTGAAGGTTGTAAAGAAGGAAGAAAGTATTTTGATGAAAGAAATATGAGAATTGCTAAGAACATTGCAGCGCAAGTTCTAAACTCTGACAAGCAAAAACATATGGTTATCATTGGTGCAGCTCACGTAATTGGTTTAGAAAAAGAATTCAAAGAAAAATATCCAAACCTTAAAGTAGTATTGATGAATGAGTATTAA
- the hisA gene encoding 1-(5-phosphoribosyl)-5-[(5-phosphoribosylamino)methylideneamino]imidazole-4-carboxamide isomerase, with amino-acid sequence MRIIPAIDIIDGKCVRLSKGDYNTKKIYNENPLEVAKEFEQAGITYLHLVDLDGAKASTIINYKVLEQIASKTSLKIDFGGGLKSDKDLEIAFNSGANQITGGSIAVKNPIVFENWIEKYGADKIILGADFYPDSSGGKIATNGWQEESSLALIPFIKDYQQKGIASVICTDISKDGMLQGPSFEIYKQILAHVKELKLIASGGISTFDELPQLAENGCEGVIIGKAIYENKISLKQLENFILNK; translated from the coding sequence ATGAGAATCATACCAGCAATAGACATCATCGACGGAAAATGTGTTCGATTATCAAAAGGAGATTACAATACCAAAAAAATATACAATGAAAACCCACTAGAGGTTGCCAAAGAATTTGAGCAGGCAGGAATCACCTATCTGCATTTGGTTGATTTGGATGGCGCAAAGGCAAGCACCATTATCAACTATAAGGTTTTAGAGCAAATTGCCAGTAAAACAAGCTTAAAAATTGATTTTGGCGGTGGGTTAAAATCAGATAAAGATTTAGAGATTGCCTTTAATTCTGGAGCAAATCAAATTACTGGTGGTAGCATAGCCGTTAAAAATCCTATTGTTTTTGAAAATTGGATTGAGAAATATGGAGCCGATAAAATTATCTTAGGAGCTGATTTTTATCCTGATTCTTCTGGAGGTAAAATAGCGACAAATGGCTGGCAAGAAGAAAGCAGTTTGGCCTTGATTCCGTTTATAAAAGACTATCAGCAAAAAGGGATTGCCTCTGTAATTTGTACAGACATCTCTAAAGATGGGATGTTGCAAGGACCAAGTTTTGAAATTTACAAGCAAATCTTAGCCCATGTAAAGGAGTTAAAATTAATCGCTTCTGGTGGGATCTCTACCTTTGATGAGCTACCTCAACTAGCAGAGAATGGCTGTGAAGGAGTGATTATAGGAAAGGCTATTTATGAGAATAAAATTAGCTTAAAGCAATTGGAAAACTTTATTTTAAACAAGTAA
- the hisF gene encoding imidazole glycerol phosphate synthase subunit HisF → MLTKRIIPCLDIKNGRTVKGVNFVNLIDAGDPVILAKQYAELGADELVLLDISATLEGRKTMRELVLKVAEQVNIPFTVGGGISSVADVDALLQSGADKVSINSSAIKRPALVNELAEKFGSQCVVVAIDAKQLHGEWMVHLAGGTIPTELNLFDWAKEVEQRGAGEILFTSMNNDGTKAGFANEALNKLSSTLNIPIIASGGAGTVQHFVDTFTTGKADAALAASVFHFGEIEIIDLKKALEKEGIPVRL, encoded by the coding sequence ATGCTCACAAAAAGAATCATACCTTGTTTGGATATCAAAAATGGAAGAACCGTAAAAGGGGTTAATTTTGTCAACCTAATTGATGCAGGAGACCCAGTAATCTTGGCTAAGCAGTATGCAGAATTGGGCGCTGATGAACTGGTTTTACTAGACATCTCTGCAACTCTAGAAGGAAGAAAGACCATGAGAGAATTGGTATTGAAAGTTGCCGAACAAGTCAATATTCCGTTTACCGTTGGTGGTGGAATCTCTTCGGTTGCCGATGTTGATGCCTTGTTACAATCTGGAGCAGACAAGGTGTCTATCAATTCATCAGCCATCAAAAGACCAGCCTTGGTCAATGAGTTGGCTGAGAAGTTTGGAAGCCAATGTGTGGTAGTTGCCATTGACGCAAAACAGCTTCATGGTGAGTGGATGGTTCATCTAGCAGGCGGGACCATTCCTACCGAGCTCAATTTGTTTGATTGGGCAAAAGAAGTAGAACAACGTGGTGCAGGAGAAATTTTATTTACTTCTATGAACAACGACGGTACCAAAGCAGGTTTTGCCAATGAGGCTTTAAACAAATTATCGAGTACCTTAAATATTCCGATTATCGCTTCAGGTGGAGCAGGAACGGTGCAGCATTTTGTAGATACTTTTACCACTGGTAAAGCCGATGCTGCCTTGGCCGCAAGTGTTTTTCATTTTGGTGAAATAGAGATTATCGATTTAAAAAAGGCATTAGAAAAAGAAGGGATTCCGGTGAGGTTGTAA
- a CDS encoding LytTR family DNA-binding domain-containing protein, with protein sequence MNKDYPFDPSVKNHLLIALGLAIWIFIFLYFTEPFDVNELMTNEKLLYLSGYGLLGGILYSISLPFQYWMYKKNKGVWTIGLELLFFAVFILITIVLVRLFYLQFVVNWHPNAHDLSYHITSIIIPALSTILPILVVGRFAFGKYHSKKRNQQKIDIKGEGNYEGLRLFLNEVVCIQSSDNYIEVFYLSGNEIKKSLIRNKLSVIADEFPELLRTHRSFLINPFHFVQWKTENSKLFTLLTHHIEVPVSRTYQTAVKELLNSTTS encoded by the coding sequence TTGAATAAAGACTATCCTTTTGATCCGTCCGTAAAAAACCATCTTTTGATTGCCCTTGGTTTGGCAATTTGGATTTTTATTTTCCTGTATTTTACAGAACCTTTTGACGTTAATGAACTAATGACCAATGAAAAGCTCCTGTATTTATCTGGTTATGGACTCTTAGGAGGCATTTTATACAGTATTTCATTACCGTTTCAGTATTGGATGTATAAAAAAAATAAAGGCGTCTGGACGATCGGGCTAGAGTTATTGTTCTTTGCGGTCTTTATACTTATTACCATTGTATTGGTTCGTTTGTTTTATTTGCAGTTTGTTGTTAATTGGCATCCCAATGCCCATGATTTATCTTATCATATTACATCTATCATCATCCCTGCGCTCTCTACCATTTTACCCATTCTTGTGGTCGGTAGATTTGCTTTTGGTAAATACCATAGCAAAAAACGAAACCAACAAAAAATTGACATCAAAGGCGAAGGGAATTATGAAGGACTTCGTTTGTTTTTAAATGAGGTTGTTTGCATTCAATCTTCAGACAATTATATCGAGGTGTTTTACCTTTCTGGAAATGAAATTAAAAAAAGCTTGATTAGAAATAAACTGTCTGTTATTGCAGATGAGTTTCCAGAATTGTTAAGAACCCATCGCTCCTTTTTAATCAATCCATTTCATTTTGTGCAATGGAAAACAGAAAACAGCAAACTTTTTACCCTGTTAACTCACCACATAGAGGTGCCAGTTTCTAGAACCTATCAAACTGCGGTAAAAGAGCTTCTGAATTCTACCACAAGCTAG
- a CDS encoding DUF2461 domain-containing protein, which translates to MQFNKDAFHFLSELKQNNQREWFTERKELFKEHQDHAKAFYGAIRASLEKHDEIDKFKLFRIYRDVRFSKDKTPYQPHFAGSFSRLGKQLRGGYYLRIRPGESFLAGGFWEPNKEDLQRIRKEIELDASEFRAILADKDFTKYFGGKFEGHELKSAPRGFDKEHPDVDLLRKKGFIAVRNFTDAEVLAPNFLEELDNSYKALRPFFDLFSDVLTTNLNGESLL; encoded by the coding sequence ATGCAATTTAATAAAGACGCCTTTCATTTTTTATCAGAACTTAAACAAAACAACCAACGCGAGTGGTTTACAGAGCGCAAAGAGCTGTTTAAAGAACACCAAGACCACGCGAAAGCCTTTTATGGAGCCATTAGAGCCTCTTTAGAAAAGCACGATGAGATAGATAAGTTTAAGCTGTTTAGAATTTACAGAGATGTGCGTTTTTCTAAAGACAAAACCCCATACCAACCGCATTTTGCAGGTTCATTTTCTCGTTTGGGCAAGCAGTTGCGCGGTGGCTACTATTTGAGAATCAGACCGGGAGAAAGTTTTTTAGCAGGTGGTTTTTGGGAGCCTAACAAAGAAGATTTGCAACGCATCCGCAAAGAAATAGAGCTAGATGCCTCAGAGTTTAGAGCCATTCTAGCAGACAAGGATTTTACAAAATACTTTGGTGGAAAATTTGAAGGCCATGAGCTAAAATCTGCACCCAGAGGTTTTGACAAAGAGCACCCAGATGTAGATTTGCTGCGTAAAAAAGGCTTTATTGCCGTGCGTAATTTTACCGATGCAGAAGTCCTCGCACCCAACTTTTTAGAAGAGCTAGACAATAGTTACAAAGCCTTGCGTCCCTTTTTTGATTTGTTTAGCGATGTCTTAACCACCAACCTAAACGGAGAATCCTTGTTGTAG